The sequence AGCGTCCGTGACCAGTCGAGATTGGCGGCTGTCAGTGCTTTGTCGATCCGCTCCCCGGCTGTTTCGTGTTCGATGATGTATTGAATCTGCTCCATTAGTCCACCTTTGCTTTCTTATCCTTTTTTTCTTCCAATAAAAGATGCAGGATGACGAGAATGACACCGATCGTCAATGCGGCATCCGCCACGTTGAATATCGGGAAATCATAGTTGATGACCGGGATGAGGACACTGACGAAATCGACGACTTCCCCGCGTACCATCCGATCGATGAAGTTCCCGACTGCTCCGCCCAGCAGCAGCATCAGTCCCCAGGCGAACAGCGGGCTGCCTTTCGCTTCCTTCTGGAAGAAGTAGACGATGCCTGCGATGACCGCGACCGTCACGATGGCGAACAGCCACATCTGCCCTTCCAGCATGCCCCATGCCGCGCCGCGGTTCCGATGGGACAGCAGACTGAGATACGGGTCGATCAGCGGAATACGCTCCCGGATTTCCATTGAAGATACGACTGCCCATTTTGTCAGCTGGTCGAGCAAAATGACAATCACCGCGATACTGTAATAAATCAGCAAACCTGTTCCCTCCGTCCTGCAGTGTCGGTTTAAGTTTATCATACCCCGGAGGGCTGCGTACACGCCAAACGGCACGTCACGCAAAAGACACTGCAGCAGCCGGCTGGCCGGCGTCTCTGCAGTGTCGGATGTTGTCAATTATGCGTAATGGTGCGATACGACGTCTGCACAGCGCGCGCACAGTTCCGGATACTTGCCGTCCTGCCCGACCGTTTCTGAAATCGTCCAGCAGCGTTCACATTTTTCACCGGACGCTTTCCCGACGGCGATCTTGCCGGACGGGAATTGTTCCGCCTGTGCAGGCAGCTCCGATTCCGGCATGACGCTGAATTCCGAAACGATGAAGAACTGGGCGAAGTTGATGTCCCCGGTTTCAAAAAGCGGAGCAAGGTCATCGCGGAGCGCGACGGAGACATGCGCCTCGAGCGATTTGCCGATCACTTTGCTGTTCCGTGCTTCTTCCAGTGCTTTCAATACATCATCGCGGACAGCCATCAGCTGGTCGAATGCGCTGCGCAGTTCTTCGGTTCCGAGATCCTGCGCATCCGGCATATCCGTCAGCTGGATGCTCTCTGCTGTTTCATGCTCGAGATACGCCCACATTTCATCCGCTGTATGCGGAAGGATCGGTGCTGCGAGTTTGAGCAGGGTGATCAGCGCTTCGTACATGACCGTCTGCATCGCCCGGCGGTGCGAATGGTCAGCCGCTTCGATATAGACGACATCTTTTGCGATGTCCAGATAGAATGAGCTCAATGTGTTCGTACAGAACGAATTGATGGCATGATAGACGACTGCGAATTCGTAATTCTCATAGGCATCGCGCACCTCACGGATCAGATCCTGCAGTTTCGCGTAAACGTACTGGTCGACAGGACGGAGATCGCTGAACGGCACTGCATCGGTCGCCGGGTTGAAGTCTGACGTATTACCGTGAAGGAACCGGACCGTGTTGCGGATCTTCCGGTACACTTCGGACACCTGTTTGAAGTTCGAGTCGGACACGCGGACGTCCGCTGTATAGTCGACGGAAGCTACCCACAGGCGCAGGATATCGGCACCGAACTGGTTCATCACTTTGGACGGCAGGATGACGTTGCCGATCGATTTACTCATTTTACGGCCTTCGCCGTCGAGGGTGAAGCCATGGCTCAGCAGTCCCTTGTAAGGGGCGATGCCGTTGATGGCGACGCTTGTCGTCAGGGATGAGTTGAACCATCCGCGGTACTGGTCGGAGCCTTCCAGGTACAGGTCCGCCGGATACGACAGGTCGTCACGCTCCACAAGCACACCCTGATGGGTCGATCCCGAGTCGAACCAGACATCCATGATATCCGTCTCTTTCGTGAACGAACCGTTCGGGCTGCCCGGATGTGTGAACCCTTCCGGAAGCAGGTCTTTCGTGTCCCACTCGAACCAGATGTTCGATCCGTGTTCACGGAACAGATTGGAAATGTGATCGATCGTCTCATCTGTGATGATCGGCTCGTCATTCTCCGTATAGAATACCGGGATCGGAACACCCCATACACGCTGCCGGGAAATACACCAGTCCCCGCGGTCGCGCACCATGTTGAACAGGCGCGTCTCGCCCCAGGCCGGCGTGAACTTCGTGTTGCGGATCGCTTCCAGCAGTTCACCGCGGAATGACTCGATCGACGCGAACCACTGGGACGTCGCCCGGAAGATGACCGGTTTCTTCGTCCGCCAGTCGTGCGGATAGGAGTGGGTGAAGAATGACAGCTTTTCGAGTGCGCCAACTTCCTTCAGCTTTTCGGTGATCGCTTTGTTCGCGTCTTCGTAGAAGAGGCCTTCGAACATCGGGGCCTCCGCCGTCATGACACCGCGGTCATTGACAGGGGACAGGACGCCGAGCCCGTATTTCTTGCCGACGTGGAAGTCATCTTCCCCGTGGCCGGGTGCTGTATGGACGCAGCCCGTACCTGCATCTGCTGTGACGTGTTCGCCGAGCATGACGAGGGATTCACGGTCATAGAGCGGATGGCTTGCAGTCATCAGTTCAAGTTCGCGGCCTTTGTATTCGCCTGCTGTCTCATAATTCTCCCATGCAAGTTCCTCTGCCAGCTGTTTGACGAGGTCCTTTGCCACGAGGAACTTTTTCCCGCCTGTTGCAACAACCGTATAGACGAAGTCCGGATGCACGGAAATACCAAGATTTGCAGGAATCGTCCAAGGTGTCGTCGTCCAGATCAGGAAGTTGACGTCGTCGTCCAGAAGACCTTTTCCGTCACGGACCGGGAAGCTGACGTAGATGGACGGCGACTTTTTGTCCTGATACTCGATCTCCGCTTCCGCCAAAGCGGTTTCCGATGATGGGGACCAGTAGACAGGCTTGAGTCCTTTGTAGATATAGCCTTTTTTCGCCATATCACCGAACACTTTGATCTGCCGCGCTTCAAATGCAGGCTTCAGTGTGATGTACGGGTTCTCCCAGTCACCGCGCACACCGAGCCGCTTGAATTGCGAGCGCTGGTTGTCGATCTGCTGAAGGGCGTATTCTTTGCACATTTCACGAAATTCCGCGATGCTGTGCTCTTTCCGTTTGACCCCTTTGTTCACGAGTGCCTGCTCGATCGGCAGACCGTGCGTATCCCAGCCCGGCACGTACGGCGCATGGTAGCCCGTCATGGATTTATGGCGGACGATGATATCCTTCAGCACCTTATTGAGCGCATGCCCCATATGGAGATCGCCATTCGCATAAGGCGGTCCGTCATGCAGGATGAACACCGGCCGGCCTTTTGTGCGCTCCTGCACTTTCCGGTACATGTTTTCCTGATCCCATTTCTCCTGCATCTGCGGTTCTTTCGTTGGCAGGCCGCCGCGCATCGGGAAGTCCGTTTTCGGCATCAGCAGTGTTTCTTTATAATCCATTCCAATTCCTCCTCGGTTTCTAGTCATCCAAGCTCGGTCCCAAGCACGTACATCCACTATCCTGAACGCTAAAAATCCCCGTCCCCAAAAAGGGACGAGGATTGTGCTCGCGTTACCACCCTAGTTGCAGCTGCGTCATACAGCTGCCTCTCGAACACCGTAACGGGGTGTGTTCCGGGACTGCGGTCGGCAGTCCGGCTCCGGAGTGATCTTCCTTCCCATGTGTCTGGCCGGGCTCCCACCCTCCCCGGCTCGCTGGCATCACACCTGTCTGGAAAGTACTGTCTCTTTCAGCGCCTGTCTTGTAATATGAACCATATTATAATTGCGGCAGGGTCTTTCGTCAAGCTGCGGTCACTCGTCGTCTGCGGCCGCTGTTTCGAGCTTCTTCGTGTTTGCCTCATATTCCAGCAGTTCATCCCAGTCATCCATTTTCACTAGGTCCAGCTGGGCTTCGATCAGCATGCGGAAGCGGTTTCGGAAGATTTTCGACTGCTTCTTCAAGTCGTCGATTTCCATCGAGATTTCACGGGAACGGGAGAGTGCTTCATTGACGATGCGGTCTGCATTCTTCTCCGCTTCCTTGATGATCAGCTTCGCTTCCTGTGTGGAGTTGCGGCGGACGTCTTCAGCCGCTTCCTGCGCCACCATGATCGACTTCTGCAGCGTATCCTCGATCGCATTGAAATGCGCAATCTGATCTTCGGTCTCCTTCAGTTTGCGTGTCAATTCCTTGTTTTCGTTCATCAGGTTTTCGTAGTCTTTCATGAGCTGCTCCAGGAATTCGTTCACTTCGTCTTCGTCGTAGCCCCGCCATCTGCTGCCGAACGTCTTGTTATGTATATCAATTGGTGTAAGCGCCATTCAAGTCTCTCCCCTTTTGATGATCTTAATGCATCTACCGTTGACTATAACAGAAAACCGGCTTTTTCTAAAGTCCGTCCCTAAAAAATCATTCCAACTTCCCGGCAACCAGACGGATCTTGTCCTTTTTCGTGCGCCCTTCGATGGCGATCACTTTGAAGCGCCCGTACCCCCGGACGGATAGCACGTCCGATTCGTTCAGTTCGAAAGACGGCTGCTCGATGACACGCCAGTTCACTTTCACTTTTCCGCCTGTTATATACGAAGCCGATTTCTGCCTGGCACTATTGAGCAGTGAAGACAGGACGGTATCCAGGCGGAGGGAGCTGACAATCCGGGTCTCCTCCGTCCATTCTTCGTCCGTCTCGATATACTCTTCGGGCGTGCCGACTTCTTCAAGACGGACTTTCGCTTTTCCGGCGGATGTGAAATTCGCCTCCAGATACGCGCCGATTTCCGAGGCGGCTGCAAATTGGGCGGCTTCGCCTTCCAGACGGATGTCCCCGAATTTCGAGCGGTCGAGACCGAGCCCCATCAGGGAACCGAGAATGGCCGGGTGTTCGAGTGTCACGAATTTCGCCGCATAGCGGATGGCGAAGACGGCAATCTGGAAATCTTCCTCCGTCGGTGCATAATAATCGGGATACAGAAGCAGCCGTTTCCGTTCGGCCTCCTGGAAACCGCCGTGTTCCGCTGTCAGGAGGCCGCTTCCCCGGACCACCGACTGGACGATGAACCGCTCACGCGGATCGAGGAAACCTGTCAGTTTCGGGGAATAGAGGTCCTCGACTTCCCGGACCCAGTCCTGCACGAGTTCGACAAAGGGCTGTTCTTCTTTTCTGAAATGCTGCAAGATGCCATCCATTGGTCTGTCTCCTTATAAAAAAATCCCCACGGAGTGAGGATGTGATGTTTTCTGTCAGGTCTGGTAATCCTGTACTTACAGGACATTCAGCAGCCAGATGAATATCGATGCGAGCCCTCTTTCGATCAGACGGAGCGCAAGCAATGCTACGATTGGAGAAATATCGATCATGCCGAGCGGCGGGATGAATTTCCGAAAAAACCCCAAATAAGGTTCTGCAATCTTTTCTAGAATCCTTCCGAACGCAGTATCCCGCGAAGCCGGCACCCATGACATCAGGATATAGATGACAAGAGCTATCGAGTAGACAGTCAGCGCTAAGCTGATCACTTTAAATAGTTGAAGCAGTAATAAATCCATTACGGTCGGTACACCTCATTCAGTTTCTTTCATTCATATAGTCGGAGATGGAGCCATTCACTTCGACGTTTTCAGGCACGCAGAGGAATATATCCGTGCCGATCCGCTGGATGTCCCCGTTGAGCGCATAGACGGAACCGCTCAGGAAGTCGACGATCCGGACGCCCTGATCGCGGTCGATCCGCTGCAGGTTGACGATGACAGCACGCTTGTTCATCAGATGCTCGGAAATGTCCTGGGCTTCTGCATAGACCCTCGGTTCCAAAAGAACGACCTTCGATGATTTCTGGACGCTCTGGAGGCTGACAATGTTCCCGGCCGGCTGGTTTTCACGGGATTGTTTCGGCATCGGGGCGTTTTTCATCGGAGCCGGTTTGCCCGGCTTGCGCTCCTGTTTCACAGGCGCCGGCTGCCGGACTTCCGCCTCCTGGGCTGCCGCTTCTTCCTCGTCAAGGTAGAACCATTTCTCGAATTTGTTTTTGATGCTCATTCGTCTCCCCCGCTTTCCGAACCGACGAGTGCTGTCCCGATCCTCACATGGGTTGCGCCCTCTTCGATTGCAATGATGTAGTCATTTGACATCCCCATGGACAACTTCGTCACCGGTGCATGCGGCATCTGCTTGGCAGCAAGTTTGTCCCGCAATTCGCGGAGACTCCTGAACACGGATCGGATCAGCTGATCGTCTTCCGTATTCGGTGCCATCGTCATCAGGCCGATGACACGTATCTTATCGTATTCGCGCAGCTTACTGATGAATTCTTCGGTCTCGTCCGGAGCAAGACCCGATTTTGAAGCTTCACCGGAGACGTTGACTTGTACAAAGCAGTCGATCGGTTCGACGGCACGTTTCTGGATCTCTTTCGCCAGGCTGAGGCGGTCGAGGGAATGCAGGTAGTCGATCCGTTCGATGATCTCCTTCACTTTGCGGCTTTGGACATTCCCGATGAAATGCCAGACCGCACCTTGAGGAATCACTTCCTGTTTGGCCAGAAGCCCTTCCGGACGGTTCTCCCCGAGATGGATGATCCCTTCGCCGAGAATTTCCTTTGCGCGCTGTCCGGACACCTGTTTTGTGACTGCAACGACTGTTACGTCCCCGCGATCCCTGCCGGCCCGTTCACACGCCTGGCGCACGTCCTCTTCGATTATGGTGATTCGCTGTTGT comes from Sporosarcina trichiuri and encodes:
- the ileS gene encoding isoleucine--tRNA ligase; protein product: MDYKETLLMPKTDFPMRGGLPTKEPQMQEKWDQENMYRKVQERTKGRPVFILHDGPPYANGDLHMGHALNKVLKDIIVRHKSMTGYHAPYVPGWDTHGLPIEQALVNKGVKRKEHSIAEFREMCKEYALQQIDNQRSQFKRLGVRGDWENPYITLKPAFEARQIKVFGDMAKKGYIYKGLKPVYWSPSSETALAEAEIEYQDKKSPSIYVSFPVRDGKGLLDDDVNFLIWTTTPWTIPANLGISVHPDFVYTVVATGGKKFLVAKDLVKQLAEELAWENYETAGEYKGRELELMTASHPLYDRESLVMLGEHVTADAGTGCVHTAPGHGEDDFHVGKKYGLGVLSPVNDRGVMTAEAPMFEGLFYEDANKAITEKLKEVGALEKLSFFTHSYPHDWRTKKPVIFRATSQWFASIESFRGELLEAIRNTKFTPAWGETRLFNMVRDRGDWCISRQRVWGVPIPVFYTENDEPIITDETIDHISNLFREHGSNIWFEWDTKDLLPEGFTHPGSPNGSFTKETDIMDVWFDSGSTHQGVLVERDDLSYPADLYLEGSDQYRGWFNSSLTTSVAINGIAPYKGLLSHGFTLDGEGRKMSKSIGNVILPSKVMNQFGADILRLWVASVDYTADVRVSDSNFKQVSEVYRKIRNTVRFLHGNTSDFNPATDAVPFSDLRPVDQYVYAKLQDLIREVRDAYENYEFAVVYHAINSFCTNTLSSFYLDIAKDVVYIEAADHSHRRAMQTVMYEALITLLKLAAPILPHTADEMWAYLEHETAESIQLTDMPDAQDLGTEELRSAFDQLMAVRDDVLKALEEARNSKVIGKSLEAHVSVALRDDLAPLFETGDINFAQFFIVSEFSVMPESELPAQAEQFPSGKIAVGKASGEKCERCWTISETVGQDGKYPELCARCADVVSHHYA
- the lspA gene encoding signal peptidase II — translated: MLIYYSIAVIVILLDQLTKWAVVSSMEIRERIPLIDPYLSLLSHRNRGAAWGMLEGQMWLFAIVTVAVIAGIVYFFQKEAKGSPLFAWGLMLLLGGAVGNFIDRMVRGEVVDFVSVLIPVINYDFPIFNVADAALTIGVILVILHLLLEEKKDKKAKVD
- a CDS encoding YggT family protein, with protein sequence MDLLLLQLFKVISLALTVYSIALVIYILMSWVPASRDTAFGRILEKIAEPYLGFFRKFIPPLGMIDISPIVALLALRLIERGLASIFIWLLNVL
- a CDS encoding cell division protein SepF, with amino-acid sequence MSIKNKFEKWFYLDEEEAAAQEAEVRQPAPVKQERKPGKPAPMKNAPMPKQSRENQPAGNIVSLQSVQKSSKVVLLEPRVYAEAQDISEHLMNKRAVIVNLQRIDRDQGVRIVDFLSGSVYALNGDIQRIGTDIFLCVPENVEVNGSISDYMNERN
- a CDS encoding YggS family pyridoxal phosphate-dependent enzyme, whose translation is MTRLQQRITIIEEDVRQACERAGRDRGDVTVVAVTKQVSGQRAKEILGEGIIHLGENRPEGLLAKQEVIPQGAVWHFIGNVQSRKVKEIIERIDYLHSLDRLSLAKEIQKRAVEPIDCFVQVNVSGEASKSGLAPDETEEFISKLREYDKIRVIGLMTMAPNTEDDQLIRSVFRSLRELRDKLAAKQMPHAPVTKLSMGMSNDYIIAIEEGATHVRIGTALVGSESGGDE
- a CDS encoding RNA-binding protein; this encodes MDGILQHFRKEEQPFVELVQDWVREVEDLYSPKLTGFLDPRERFIVQSVVRGSGLLTAEHGGFQEAERKRLLLYPDYYAPTEEDFQIAVFAIRYAAKFVTLEHPAILGSLMGLGLDRSKFGDIRLEGEAAQFAAASEIGAYLEANFTSAGKAKVRLEEVGTPEEYIETDEEWTEETRIVSSLRLDTVLSSLLNSARQKSASYITGGKVKVNWRVIEQPSFELNESDVLSVRGYGRFKVIAIEGRTKKDKIRLVAGKLE
- a CDS encoding DivIVA domain-containing protein, giving the protein MALTPIDIHNKTFGSRWRGYDEDEVNEFLEQLMKDYENLMNENKELTRKLKETEDQIAHFNAIEDTLQKSIMVAQEAAEDVRRNSTQEAKLIIKEAEKNADRIVNEALSRSREISMEIDDLKKQSKIFRNRFRMLIEAQLDLVKMDDWDELLEYEANTKKLETAAADDE